One part of the Mesotoga infera genome encodes these proteins:
- a CDS encoding butyrate kinase gives IYNIAKYSYSLLAVFDGVPDALAITGGVVKCDYVRERLLAKLKGIRVLLFPGEYEMESLADGAHRVIQGIEEALEY, from the coding sequence ATTTACAATATTGCAAAATACTCATACAGTCTGCTGGCGGTATTTGACGGAGTTCCCGACGCCCTTGCCATTACGGGCGGCGTAGTGAAGTGTGACTACGTCAGAGAAAGACTTCTTGCGAAACTGAAGGGTATAAGAGTTCTTCTTTTCCCGGGAGAATACGAGATGGAAAGCCTTGCAGACGGAGCGCACAGAGTAATACAGGGGATCGAAGAGGCCCTGGAATACTGA